The following are encoded together in the Nitrospirae bacterium YQR-1 genome:
- a CDS encoding hybrid sensor histidine kinase/response regulator, which produces MSENDQKSGAEILLVEDSLSQAVFLKNLLVRYRYQVRIARNGMEGLEFLKESLPAIIISDVQMPVMDGYEMCRKVKHDNTLKGIPVILLTQLSAVEDIIKGLESGADNFIIKPYTEDSLIHRIEQLIRLYKTEQGPVGPASGIELTLGGKNYILNPERRQILNLLVTTYEKVIDQNKQLIEKEYELTRMNTLLEQRVGEETRKRLEQEQLLIHRSKMATMGEMIGVIAHQWKQPLNSFALMMQDLKETFEHGELNQDFIDKTYEDSARQIEFMSKTIDDFRKFFKPSKEVTEFNVVDAVNEVIRILSSQIKNSSIDINVERVKYSDLTVRGYRNEFMHVILNIISNARDAIVARKHSGHSENRAISIVIKKEGANVVTDIMDTGGGIAPDILPKVFDAYFTTKGQSNGTGIGLYIAKIIIENNMGGTISADNRSCGAILKISIPHS; this is translated from the coding sequence ATGTCGGAAAATGATCAAAAAAGCGGCGCAGAGATATTACTAGTTGAGGACAGCCTTAGTCAGGCGGTGTTTCTCAAAAACTTGTTAGTAAGATATAGATATCAGGTGAGGATAGCCAGAAACGGGATGGAGGGGCTGGAGTTTCTGAAAGAAAGCCTGCCTGCCATAATAATAAGCGATGTACAGATGCCGGTTATGGATGGATATGAAATGTGCAGAAAGGTTAAGCACGATAACACCTTAAAGGGCATACCGGTGATACTGCTTACCCAGCTGTCGGCTGTGGAGGACATAATAAAGGGTCTTGAGAGCGGAGCGGATAACTTCATAATAAAACCCTACACCGAGGATTCATTAATACACAGAATAGAGCAATTGATTAGGTTGTATAAAACAGAACAGGGCCCGGTCGGCCCGGCATCAGGGATAGAGTTAACACTTGGGGGGAAGAATTATATTTTAAACCCGGAACGCCGCCAGATTTTAAATCTCCTCGTAACGACTTATGAAAAGGTTATAGACCAGAATAAGCAATTAATCGAAAAGGAATACGAATTAACCAGAATGAATACGCTTTTAGAGCAGCGGGTGGGGGAGGAGACAAGGAAGCGGCTGGAGCAAGAGCAATTGTTGATTCATCGTTCAAAAATGGCTACGATGGGGGAAATGATTGGGGTAATAGCACATCAGTGGAAGCAGCCTCTGAATTCCTTTGCCCTGATGATGCAGGATTTGAAAGAAACCTTTGAACATGGAGAGCTTAATCAGGACTTCATAGACAAGACTTATGAGGACTCAGCAAGGCAGATAGAGTTTATGTCAAAAACGATAGATGATTTCAGGAAGTTTTTCAAACCATCAAAAGAAGTAACCGAGTTTAATGTGGTTGATGCTGTTAACGAGGTTATACGAATATTATCATCTCAGATAAAGAACAGCTCAATTGATATAAATGTAGAAAGAGTTAAGTACAGCGATCTAACCGTCAGAGGGTATCGTAATGAGTTTATGCATGTGATTTTAAATATAATATCCAATGCTCGGGATGCTATAGTGGCAAGGAAGCACAGCGGGCACTCTGAAAATCGTGCAATTTCAATAGTAATTAAAAAAGAAGGTGCAAACGTTGTAACAGACATAATGGATACCGGAGGTGGAATTGCACCTGACATCCTCCCCAAAGTATTTGACGCTTATTTCACAACAAAGGGCCAGTCAAACGGCACAGGAATCGGTCTTTACATAGCAAAGATTATAATAGAAAATAACATGGGTGGTACCATATCGGCTGACAACAGAAGCTGCGGAGCCATTTTGAAAATATCAATCCCGCACTCATGA
- a CDS encoding glycosyltransferase produces the protein MAIPFFSVVIDTYNYGNYLKEAIESVLNQTFPLSEVEIIVVDDGSTDNTSELVKKYKDAITYIYKENGGQASAFNAGFLRARGKFVSLLDADDFWYKDKLKIVACHFEKSSGSVDIVNHNLSISEENGGDAYWWNQDEGEVAFRQYNSDDYIGGILIPVVPTSGNTFRMDCLKKVLPVPDYYRVCADSYLHTVMPLVAGKIIYIPEPLGGYRIHGKNCWSNHDTFTIEKIIEKESLNLHDLQKWMDAAGLKNRLVENKMQMAINRKKIFYYNSRGEKLKALREALLYKDFAHANPPILYKILKRISVLASAVIPPDDYHEICERSYFLYVWLMRKLWKDLKYAPIINKMAKNKTGLSKKK, from the coding sequence ATGGCAATTCCGTTTTTTTCAGTCGTTATAGATACATACAATTACGGTAATTATTTAAAAGAAGCGATAGAGTCGGTTTTAAACCAGACATTTCCCCTAAGTGAGGTGGAAATTATAGTTGTTGACGACGGCTCCACTGATAACACCTCTGAACTGGTAAAGAAGTACAAAGATGCTATAACCTATATATATAAGGAAAATGGCGGGCAAGCATCGGCTTTTAACGCGGGGTTTTTACGTGCAAGGGGAAAATTTGTTTCTCTCCTGGATGCAGATGATTTCTGGTATAAGGATAAACTAAAAATTGTAGCTTGCCATTTTGAAAAAAGCTCCGGCTCTGTGGATATCGTAAACCACAACCTTAGTATATCAGAGGAAAATGGAGGAGATGCATATTGGTGGAATCAGGATGAGGGTGAGGTTGCTTTCAGGCAATACAACTCTGATGATTATATCGGTGGTATTCTTATTCCTGTTGTTCCAACATCGGGAAATACTTTCAGGATGGATTGCCTTAAAAAAGTGCTGCCTGTTCCGGATTACTACAGAGTTTGTGCCGATTCCTACCTGCATACAGTAATGCCTTTAGTTGCCGGAAAGATCATCTACATACCGGAGCCATTGGGCGGCTACAGAATTCATGGTAAAAATTGCTGGTCAAACCATGATACCTTTACTATAGAAAAGATCATTGAGAAAGAATCTCTCAACTTACACGACCTGCAAAAGTGGATGGATGCTGCAGGTTTAAAAAACAGACTGGTTGAAAATAAAATGCAGATGGCTATTAACAGAAAGAAAATATTTTATTATAACAGCAGAGGTGAAAAACTGAAGGCTCTGAGGGAAGCTCTGTTATATAAAGACTTTGCCCACGCAAACCCGCCCATATTATACAAGATACTTAAGAGAATCTCGGTGCTTGCAAGTGCTGTGATACCACCGGATGACTACCATGAAATCTGTGAGAGGTCTTACTTTCTCTATGTGTGGCTTATGAGAAAACTCTGGAAGGATTTGAAATATGCCCCTATCATAAATAAGATGGCTAAAAACAAGACGGGTTTGTCAAAAAAGAAGTGA
- a CDS encoding acetyl-CoA carboxylase carboxyltransferase subunit alpha produces the protein MRSYLDFEKPLEELELKVAQMQELQSAESSDNGAEILPVLEKLESLRKEIFINLTPWQKCQLARHPDRPYTMDYISKITGTFIELHGDRRFADDPAIVGGFGTIEGISVLIVGHQKGRGTKDRIVRNFGQPNPEGYRKALRLMRLAERFDIPILTLIDTPGAYPGIGAEERGQAEAIAVNLMEISTIEVPIISIVIGEGGSGGALALSVSDRLVMLEHSIYSVISPEGCAAILWDSEAGLNQEDFAKAADALKLTAKDLISFNIIDAILPEPPGGAHKDPQSTAMTIKNYVIENIKYLRKIPPKQLLKNRHNKLRNIGSFSEIKP, from the coding sequence ATGAGATCATACCTTGATTTTGAAAAACCTCTTGAGGAGTTGGAGTTAAAAGTTGCACAGATGCAGGAGTTGCAGAGTGCGGAATCATCGGACAATGGTGCGGAAATTTTACCGGTTTTAGAGAAATTAGAAAGTTTAAGAAAAGAAATCTTCATTAATCTCACTCCGTGGCAAAAATGCCAACTGGCACGCCACCCTGACAGACCATACACAATGGATTATATAAGCAAAATAACCGGCACCTTTATAGAGCTTCACGGTGACAGGAGATTTGCAGACGATCCGGCAATCGTGGGAGGGTTTGGCACAATAGAGGGCATCTCCGTGCTGATTGTGGGACACCAGAAGGGAAGAGGAACAAAGGACAGAATTGTCAGAAATTTCGGGCAGCCAAACCCTGAGGGGTATAGAAAAGCGCTTCGCCTGATGAGGCTTGCCGAGAGGTTTGATATTCCGATACTGACACTTATAGACACACCGGGGGCCTATCCGGGAATTGGTGCGGAGGAGCGGGGACAGGCCGAGGCAATAGCCGTTAATCTGATGGAAATCTCCACAATAGAGGTGCCGATAATATCCATTGTTATTGGAGAGGGTGGAAGTGGCGGGGCACTGGCCTTAAGCGTATCAGACCGTCTTGTAATGCTTGAGCACTCAATCTACTCGGTAATATCGCCGGAGGGCTGTGCCGCTATTTTGTGGGACTCAGAGGCTGGGCTTAACCAGGAGGACTTCGCTAAGGCAGCCGATGCATTGAAACTTACGGCAAAAGACCTGATAAGTTTCAACATAATAGATGCGATTTTACCGGAGCCGCCGGGCGGGGCCCACAAAGACCCGCAGAGTACTGCTATGACGATAAAAAACTACGTAATTGAGAACATAAAATATCTCAGAAAAATCCCGCCTAAACAGTTATTGAAAAACAGACACAATAAGCTCAGAAATATCGGTTCTTTTTCAGAGATAAAACCCTAA